The Desulfurispira natronophila genome includes a region encoding these proteins:
- a CDS encoding deoxycytidylate deaminase: MTPPRVRPDWDEYFFNITLEVARRASCLRRQIGAIVVRDKRIIATGYNGAPPGVRSSMEIGSCLRDERGIASGTHHEICRGLHAEQNAILQAARFGTSAQGSTLYCTHQPCSICAKIIIGAGIVEVKYLYGYPDTLTQQYFAEAGIPCHHSSHPRGGSNQ, translated from the coding sequence ATGACCCCGCCGCGGGTTCGACCTGACTGGGACGAATACTTCTTCAATATTACCCTGGAAGTGGCGCGGCGGGCCAGCTGCCTGCGGCGCCAGATCGGGGCCATTGTGGTGCGGGACAAGCGCATTATTGCCACCGGCTACAATGGCGCCCCACCGGGGGTGCGCTCCAGCATGGAGATCGGCTCCTGCCTGCGCGACGAGCGGGGCATTGCCAGCGGCACCCATCACGAAATTTGTCGCGGCCTTCACGCCGAACAGAACGCCATCCTGCAGGCGGCTCGCTTTGGCACCTCTGCCCAGGGCAGCACCCTCTACTGTACCCATCAGCCCTGCTCCATCTGTGCCAAGATCATCATCGGTGCCGGCATAGTCGAAGTAAAGTATCTCTACGGCTACCCCGACACCCTCACCCAGCAATATTTTGCCGAGGCGGGAATCCCCTGCCACCACTCATCACACCCCAGGGGTGGAAGTAACCAATGA
- the glyA gene encoding serine hydroxymethyltransferase yields MQTLKSFDPELFDIIRAETVRQEEGIELIASENFTSPAVMEAVGSTLTNKYAEGYPAKRYYGGCEVVDMAENVAIARAKEMFGCEFVNVQPHSGSQANMGAYLAVAEAGDTILGMNLAHGGHLTHGSPVNFSGLLFNVVAYGVREDNQYIDYEEVERLAREHRPKIIICGASAYPRTIDFQRFRAIADEVGACLIADIAHIAGLIVAGEHPSPIGVAHIVTTTTHKTLRGPRGGMIMTNDEAIAKKINSRVFPGIQGGPLMHVIAGKAVAFKEALEPGFKTYQRQVVANARAMAEEFNKAGYDLVSGGTDNHLILIDLTAKDITGKAAEKALGEAEITVNKNGVPFDTRSPFVTSGIRIGTPAITTRGFTEKEAAQVAQLMVRVLDNMEDEQVLAQVRQEVRALAAQFPLYRELLQRNA; encoded by the coding sequence GTTCGCCAGGAAGAGGGTATCGAACTTATTGCCAGCGAGAACTTTACCAGCCCGGCGGTGATGGAGGCGGTGGGCTCCACCCTTACCAATAAATATGCTGAAGGCTATCCGGCCAAGCGTTACTACGGCGGCTGCGAAGTGGTGGACATGGCCGAGAACGTTGCCATTGCTCGGGCCAAAGAGATGTTCGGCTGCGAGTTTGTCAATGTTCAGCCCCACTCCGGCTCCCAGGCCAACATGGGGGCCTATCTGGCGGTGGCCGAGGCCGGTGACACCATCCTGGGTATGAACCTGGCCCACGGGGGGCACCTGACCCACGGCAGCCCGGTAAACTTCTCGGGCCTGCTCTTCAATGTGGTGGCCTATGGAGTGCGCGAAGACAACCAGTACATCGATTACGAGGAAGTGGAGCGTCTGGCCCGGGAGCATCGCCCCAAAATTATCATCTGTGGTGCCTCAGCTTATCCGCGAACCATCGATTTTCAGCGCTTCCGTGCCATTGCTGACGAAGTGGGTGCCTGCCTGATTGCCGACATCGCGCATATTGCCGGCCTGATAGTGGCGGGGGAGCACCCCAGCCCGATTGGAGTGGCTCACATTGTCACCACCACCACCCACAAAACCCTGCGGGGGCCCCGTGGCGGCATGATCATGACCAATGACGAAGCCATTGCCAAAAAAATCAACTCACGGGTTTTCCCCGGCATCCAGGGCGGACCCCTCATGCACGTTATCGCCGGCAAGGCGGTGGCCTTCAAGGAGGCGCTTGAGCCTGGCTTTAAGACTTACCAGCGTCAAGTGGTAGCTAATGCCCGCGCCATGGCCGAAGAGTTTAACAAGGCCGGATACGATCTGGTCAGTGGCGGAACCGACAACCACCTGATTCTCATCGACCTGACGGCCAAGGATATCACCGGTAAGGCCGCTGAGAAGGCCCTGGGCGAGGCGGAGATTACGGTTAATAAAAACGGTGTTCCCTTCGACACCCGCAGCCCTTTCGTCACCAGCGGTATTCGCATCGGCACCCCTGCCATTACCACCCGTGGCTTTACGGAAAAGGAAGCAGCGCAGGTGGCACAGCTGATGGTGCGTGTGCTGGATAACATGGAAGACGAACAGGTGCTGGCGCAGGTGCGTCAGGAAGTGCGGGCCCTGGCAGCCCAGTTCCCCCTCTACCGGGAGCTGTTGCAGAGGAATGCATGA